The Pseudomonas parafulva genome window below encodes:
- a CDS encoding toxin-activating lysine-acyltransferase: MRLDTFEITAPAVFDEPWNEATVLGCATWLWMQSEAHRDAPLHTLSSLLLPALKQRQFVLGSEHGKPVFYLSWLSLSEEAERRYLTRSPVEMDPDDWHSGERLWVNDWIAPFGHTAVLSRLLLSRVFPDRCARALYHKGEQRGLKIKTFHGIGVIPEQARAWFAAHPLATGA; encoded by the coding sequence ATGCGTCTGGACACGTTCGAGATCACCGCCCCGGCCGTCTTCGACGAGCCGTGGAACGAGGCCACGGTGCTGGGTTGCGCCACCTGGTTGTGGATGCAGTCCGAGGCGCACCGCGATGCGCCGCTGCACACCCTGTCGAGCCTGCTGCTGCCGGCGCTCAAGCAGCGCCAGTTCGTGCTCGGCAGCGAGCACGGCAAACCCGTGTTCTACCTGTCGTGGCTGAGCCTGAGCGAGGAGGCCGAACGGCGCTACCTGACCCGCTCCCCGGTGGAAATGGACCCGGACGACTGGCACAGCGGCGAGCGCCTCTGGGTCAACGACTGGATCGCCCCGTTTGGCCACACGGCGGTGCTCAGCCGCCTGCTGCTCAGCCGCGTGTTTCCCGACCGCTGCGCCCGCGCGCTGTATCACAAGGGCGAGCAGCGCGGTTTGAAGATCAAGACATTTCACGGCATCGGCGTGATCCCCGAACAGGCGCGCGCCTGGTTCGCCGCTCATCCACTGGCCACCGGCGCCTGA
- a CDS encoding response regulator: protein MNAADPLPPRVLIAESDPWVRDMLREMLLSVRCDARLEVCADGSQALSALSSKPDLIIAARELVGLDGLDLLRRVRGRREQAALPFILMSERNDSASVKEALPLHPTAYLSKPLNLDNLRKRLENLLLEVGEQIACPVPPLQPGARLPAFLEQRRASADGGPLLADVQAAVKRALSPQGLDLRVLEEDIRTDPQITAVLIAAANSAALHREKPVQTLLQALNQLGSTQSMNLVLGLTLKRSARLSDPLLTHHAAHYWNLSLRTADYGRTLAQQLDLDPERCYCAGLLHCLGDLAVLRTLQEWRLAGGELDEDQVQLSLNEFGAPFGSALRTRWRLPLDLRELIAAIYQLGGGVYSREILAMNLAGQLSRLPASQNNAKVASSKTARLLKLGLPELNRLREPPAAAAIETVPDAPLTEQATASEPASQRPAVSGDEMDTPPTA, encoded by the coding sequence ATGAATGCTGCAGATCCCCTTCCACCGCGCGTGCTGATCGCCGAAAGCGACCCCTGGGTTCGCGACATGCTGCGCGAGATGCTGCTGAGCGTGCGCTGCGACGCGCGCCTGGAAGTCTGCGCCGACGGCTCCCAGGCGCTGAGCGCCTTGTCCAGCAAGCCCGACCTGATCATCGCCGCCCGCGAGCTGGTGGGCCTCGATGGCCTCGATCTGCTGCGCAGGGTGCGTGGCCGGCGCGAACAGGCCGCGCTGCCGTTCATTCTCATGAGCGAGCGCAACGACAGCGCCAGCGTCAAGGAAGCGCTGCCACTGCACCCTACCGCCTACCTGAGCAAGCCGCTGAACCTGGACAACCTGCGCAAGCGTCTGGAAAACCTGCTGCTGGAAGTGGGCGAGCAGATCGCCTGCCCGGTGCCGCCGCTGCAGCCCGGCGCTCGCCTGCCAGCGTTCCTCGAGCAACGCCGCGCCAGCGCCGACGGCGGTCCGCTGCTCGCGGACGTGCAGGCGGCGGTCAAGCGTGCGCTGAGCCCGCAGGGCCTGGACCTGCGCGTGCTGGAGGAAGACATCCGCACTGATCCGCAGATCACCGCCGTGCTCATCGCCGCCGCCAACAGCGCCGCCCTGCACCGCGAGAAGCCGGTGCAGACGCTGCTTCAGGCGCTCAACCAATTGGGCAGCACCCAGAGCATGAACCTGGTGCTGGGGCTGACCCTCAAACGCAGCGCGCGCCTGAGCGATCCGCTGCTGACCCACCACGCGGCGCATTACTGGAACCTCTCGCTGCGCACCGCCGACTACGGCCGCACCCTGGCGCAACAGCTCGACCTCGACCCGGAGCGCTGCTACTGCGCCGGCCTGCTGCATTGCCTGGGCGATCTGGCGGTGCTGCGCACCTTGCAGGAGTGGCGGCTGGCCGGGGGCGAGCTGGACGAAGATCAGGTGCAACTGTCGCTCAACGAATTCGGCGCGCCGTTCGGCTCGGCCTTGCGCACCCGCTGGCGCCTGCCGCTGGACCTGCGCGAACTGATCGCCGCCATCTACCAGTTGGGCGGCGGTGTGTATTCGCGGGAGATCCTGGCGATGAACCTGGCCGGTCAACTGTCGCGCCTGCCGGCTTCGCAGAACAACGCCAAGGTCGCCAGCAGCAAGACCGCGCGCCTGCTCAAGCTCGGCCTGCCTGAGCTCAACCGTCTGCGCGAGCCGCCTGCGGCAGCGGCCATCGAGACCGTGCCGGACGCGCCTCTGACCGAGCAAGCGACCGCTTCAGAACCCGCGTCGCAACGGCCAGCGGTGTCGGGCGACGAGATGGACACGCCCCCCACCGCCTGA
- a CDS encoding ShlB/FhaC/HecB family hemolysin secretion/activation protein — MLPLARRSALVARVSRVTAAHCLSSAWLLLAGLLATQTSLAAGPEEELQRQRERERVLREQLDTRPDVRLEAAPAEGATGRLPQNETPCFRIQQIRLIGDAAEQFQWALRAANPAHDPALGQCLGAGGLNLTMKRVQNAIIEKGFVTTRVLAEAQDLNSGILVLTLLPGRIGQIRFDAATSSRANAWNALPARPGDLLNLRDIEQGLENFKRVPTADADIRIAPASAQDAKPGESDVIIAWRQRFPARLSLSVDNSGSKTTGKYQGAVALSLDNPLSLNDLFYASFNHDLGGGESGSKGTKGHTLHYSVPFGYWQLAFTTSEYDYHQTVAGVNQNFSYRGESRNNELRLSRLVYRDAVRKTTLWSSLWTRSSDNFIDDTQIEQQHRRMAGWQAGVGHREFIGASTLDLGLSYRRGTGAHGALAAPEEAFGDGSARAKIILADAQLQVPFTVQDQRLRYIGAWRAQWNRTELVPQDRFTIGTRYSVRGFDGENILSGDRGWTLSNELGLALGNSGQEAYAGIDYGEVGGNAADYLVGRRLAGAVVGVRGGYRNLTYDWSWGTPLKKPDGFDTAHFTSAFTVALSF; from the coding sequence ATGCTGCCACTCGCCCGTCGTTCGGCGTTGGTTGCGCGCGTCTCGCGCGTCACCGCTGCTCACTGCCTGTCATCCGCCTGGCTATTGCTGGCGGGCCTGCTCGCCACTCAGACGTCCCTGGCGGCCGGTCCCGAAGAAGAACTGCAACGCCAGCGTGAGCGTGAGCGGGTGCTGCGCGAGCAACTCGATACCCGCCCCGACGTGCGCCTGGAAGCGGCGCCTGCCGAGGGCGCCACCGGGCGCCTGCCGCAAAACGAAACCCCGTGCTTTCGCATCCAGCAGATCCGCCTGATCGGCGACGCCGCCGAGCAGTTTCAGTGGGCCTTGCGCGCGGCCAACCCCGCGCATGACCCGGCGCTGGGCCAGTGCCTGGGGGCAGGCGGTCTGAACCTGACCATGAAGCGCGTGCAAAACGCGATCATCGAGAAAGGCTTCGTCACCACCCGCGTGCTCGCCGAAGCCCAGGACCTCAACAGCGGCATCCTGGTCTTGACCCTATTGCCCGGACGCATCGGCCAGATTCGCTTCGACGCCGCCACCAGCAGCCGCGCCAATGCCTGGAACGCGCTGCCGGCCCGGCCGGGCGACCTGCTCAACCTGCGCGACATCGAGCAGGGCCTGGAGAACTTCAAGCGCGTGCCAACCGCCGATGCCGACATCCGCATCGCCCCTGCCAGCGCCCAGGACGCCAAGCCCGGTGAAAGCGATGTGATCATTGCCTGGCGCCAGCGCTTCCCGGCCCGCCTGAGCCTGTCGGTGGACAACAGCGGCAGCAAGACCACCGGCAAGTATCAGGGCGCCGTAGCCTTGTCGCTGGACAACCCGCTGTCGCTCAACGACCTGTTCTACGCCAGCTTCAACCACGACCTGGGCGGCGGCGAGTCCGGCAGCAAGGGCACCAAGGGCCACACCCTGCATTACTCGGTGCCGTTCGGTTATTGGCAGTTGGCCTTCACTACCAGCGAATACGACTATCACCAGACCGTCGCGGGCGTGAACCAGAACTTCAGCTACCGGGGCGAAAGCCGCAACAACGAGTTGCGCCTGTCGCGCCTGGTGTACCGCGATGCAGTGCGCAAGACCACGCTATGGAGCAGCCTGTGGACGCGCTCGTCGGACAACTTCATCGACGACACGCAGATCGAGCAGCAGCACCGGCGCATGGCCGGCTGGCAGGCCGGTGTCGGTCACCGCGAATTCATCGGCGCCTCCACCCTCGACCTGGGCCTGAGCTATCGCCGCGGCACCGGCGCGCACGGCGCCCTGGCCGCGCCCGAAGAAGCCTTCGGCGATGGCAGCGCGCGCGCCAAGATCATCCTCGCCGACGCCCAACTGCAAGTGCCGTTCACCGTCCAGGACCAGCGCCTGCGCTACATCGGCGCCTGGCGCGCACAGTGGAACCGTACCGAACTGGTGCCCCAGGACCGCTTCACCATCGGCACCCGCTACTCGGTGCGCGGCTTCGATGGCGAGAACATTCTCTCCGGCGACCGTGGCTGGACCCTGAGCAACGAACTGGGCCTGGCCTTGGGCAACAGCGGCCAGGAAGCCTACGCCGGTATCGACTATGGCGAAGTGGGTGGCAACGCCGCCGACTACTTGGTGGGCCGCCGCCTGGCCGGCGCGGTGGTCGGCGTGCGCGGCGGCTACCGCAACCTGACCTACGACTGGTCATGGGGCACGCCGCTGAAAAAACCTGACGGCTTCGACACCGCCCACTTCACCAGCGCCTTCACGGTCGCCCTGTCGTTCTGA
- the gabD gene encoding NADP-dependent succinate-semialdehyde dehydrogenase, producing the protein MQLKDAQLFRQQAFINGEWLDADSGQTIQVTNPATGDVIGSVPKMGAAETRRAIEAADKALPAWRALTAKERSAKLRRWFELMIEHQDDLARLMTTEQGKPLAEAKGEIAYAASFIEWFAEEAKRVYGDTIPGHQPDKRLIVIKQPIGVTAAITPWNFPAAMITRKAGPALAAGCTMVLKPASQTPYSALALVELATRAGIPAGVLSVVTGSAGEVGGELTGNALVRKLSFTGSTEIGRQLMEECAKDIKKVSLELGGNAPFIVFDDADLDKAVEGAIISKYRNNGQTCVCANRLYVQDGVYDAFAEKLKAAVAKLKIGNGLEDGTTTGPLIDHKAVAKVQEHIEDAVSKGAKVLSGGKLIEGNFFEPTILVDVPKHAAVAKEETFGPLAPLFRFKDEAEVIALSNDTEFGLASYFYARDMSRVFRVAEALEYGMVGINTGLISNEVAPFGGIKASGLGREGSKYGIEDYLEIKYLCISV; encoded by the coding sequence ATGCAGCTCAAAGACGCTCAGTTGTTCCGCCAGCAGGCCTTCATCAACGGTGAGTGGCTGGACGCGGACAGCGGTCAGACCATCCAGGTGACCAACCCGGCCACGGGCGATGTCATCGGCAGCGTGCCGAAGATGGGCGCTGCGGAAACCCGCCGCGCCATCGAGGCCGCCGACAAGGCCCTGCCGGCCTGGCGCGCGCTGACGGCCAAAGAGCGTTCGGCCAAGCTGCGTCGCTGGTTCGAGCTGATGATCGAGCACCAGGACGACCTGGCCCGCCTGATGACCACCGAACAAGGCAAACCGCTGGCCGAAGCCAAGGGCGAGATCGCCTACGCGGCGTCGTTCATCGAGTGGTTCGCCGAAGAAGCCAAGCGCGTCTACGGCGACACCATTCCTGGCCATCAGCCGGACAAGCGCCTGATCGTCATCAAGCAGCCGATCGGCGTCACCGCCGCCATCACCCCGTGGAACTTCCCGGCGGCGATGATCACCCGTAAAGCCGGCCCGGCCCTGGCCGCTGGCTGCACCATGGTGCTCAAGCCCGCCTCGCAGACCCCGTACTCCGCCCTGGCCCTGGTCGAACTGGCCACCCGCGCCGGCATCCCGGCGGGCGTGTTGAGCGTGGTCACCGGCAGCGCCGGCGAAGTCGGCGGCGAGCTGACCGGCAACGCGCTGGTGCGCAAACTGTCGTTCACCGGCTCGACCGAAATCGGTCGCCAACTGATGGAAGAATGCGCCAAGGACATCAAGAAAGTGTCCCTGGAGCTGGGTGGCAACGCCCCGTTCATCGTGTTCGACGACGCCGACCTGGACAAGGCGGTCGAGGGCGCGATCATCTCCAAGTACCGCAACAACGGTCAGACCTGCGTCTGCGCCAACCGCCTCTATGTGCAGGACGGCGTGTATGACGCCTTCGCCGAGAAGCTCAAGGCGGCGGTCGCCAAGCTCAAGATCGGCAATGGCCTGGAAGACGGCACCACCACCGGCCCGCTGATCGACCACAAGGCCGTGGCCAAGGTCCAGGAACACATTGAAGACGCCGTGTCCAAAGGCGCCAAGGTGCTGTCCGGCGGCAAGCTGATCGAAGGCAACTTCTTCGAGCCGACCATTCTGGTGGACGTGCCCAAGCACGCGGCCGTGGCCAAGGAAGAAACCTTCGGCCCGCTGGCCCCGCTGTTCCGCTTCAAGGACGAGGCCGAAGTCATCGCCCTGTCCAACGACACCGAGTTCGGCCTGGCCTCCTACTTCTATGCCCGCGACATGAGCCGCGTGTTCCGCGTCGCCGAGGCGCTGGAGTACGGCATGGTCGGCATCAACACCGGCCTGATCTCCAACGAAGTCGCGCCGTTCGGCGGCATCAAGGCCTCGGGCCTGGGCCGCGAAGGTTCCAAGTACGGCATCGAGGACTACCTCGAAATCAAATACCTGTGCATCAGCGTCTGA
- a CDS encoding DUF2789 domain-containing protein has protein sequence MDAPTHEFSEIFKQLGLDDDPVEIDRFITTHSPLDDDVKLVDAPFWSDSQRAFLKENYIADSDWIVMIDQLNEALHKPKA, from the coding sequence ATGGACGCACCAACTCACGAGTTCTCGGAAATCTTCAAGCAGTTGGGCCTGGATGACGATCCTGTCGAGATCGACCGCTTCATCACCACCCATTCCCCGCTGGACGACGACGTCAAACTGGTGGACGCGCCGTTCTGGAGCGATTCGCAGCGCGCCTTCCTCAAGGAAAACTACATCGCCGATTCCGACTGGATCGTCATGATCGACCAGCTCAATGAGGCGCTGCACAAGCCCAAGGCCTGA
- the gabT gene encoding 4-aminobutyrate--2-oxoglutarate transaminase, protein MSKTNESLMQRRVAAVPRGVGQIHPIFVESAKNSTVIDVEGRELIDFAGGIAVLNTGHLHPKVVAAVQEQLTKVSHTCFQVLAYEPYVELAEKINSLVPGDFAKKTLLVTSGSEAVENAVKVARAATGRAGVIAFTGGYHGRTMMTLGLTGKVVPYSAGMGLMPGGIFRALFPSELHGVSVDDAIASVERIFKNDAEPRDIAAIILEPVQGEGGFLPAPKELMQRLRALCDQHGILLIADEVQTGAGRTGTFFAMEQMGVAPDLTTFAKSIAGGFPLAGVCGKAEYMDAIAPGGLGGTYAGSPIACAAALAVIQVFEEEKLLERSKAVGERLTAGLREIQQKHPIIGDVRGLGSMIAVEVFEKGTHTPNAAAVAQVVAKARDKGLILLSCGTYGNVLRILVPLTAEDALLDKGLAIIEACFAELA, encoded by the coding sequence ATGAGCAAGACCAACGAATCCTTGATGCAACGCCGTGTCGCCGCCGTCCCACGTGGCGTCGGCCAGATTCACCCGATCTTCGTCGAGTCGGCGAAGAACTCCACGGTGATCGACGTCGAAGGCCGCGAACTGATCGACTTCGCCGGCGGCATCGCAGTGCTCAACACCGGCCACCTGCACCCGAAAGTGGTCGCAGCCGTCCAGGAGCAGCTGACCAAGGTCAGCCACACCTGCTTCCAGGTGCTGGCCTATGAGCCCTACGTCGAGTTGGCCGAGAAGATCAACAGCCTGGTGCCGGGCGACTTCGCCAAGAAAACCCTGCTGGTCACCTCCGGCTCCGAAGCCGTGGAAAACGCCGTCAAGGTCGCCCGCGCCGCCACCGGCCGTGCGGGGGTGATCGCCTTCACCGGCGGCTACCACGGCCGTACCATGATGACCCTGGGCCTGACCGGCAAGGTCGTGCCGTACTCGGCTGGCATGGGCCTGATGCCCGGCGGCATCTTCCGCGCCCTGTTCCCGAGCGAACTGCACGGCGTGAGCGTCGATGACGCCATCGCCTCGGTCGAGCGCATCTTCAAGAACGACGCCGAGCCGCGCGACATCGCCGCGATCATCCTCGAGCCGGTACAGGGCGAAGGCGGTTTCCTGCCGGCGCCGAAAGAACTGATGCAGCGTCTGCGCGCCCTGTGCGACCAGCACGGCATCCTGCTGATCGCCGACGAAGTGCAGACCGGCGCTGGCCGTACTGGCACCTTCTTCGCGATGGAGCAGATGGGCGTCGCGCCTGACCTGACCACCTTCGCCAAATCCATCGCTGGCGGCTTCCCGCTGGCCGGTGTGTGCGGCAAGGCCGAGTACATGGACGCCATCGCCCCAGGCGGTCTGGGCGGCACCTACGCGGGCTCGCCGATCGCCTGCGCCGCGGCGCTGGCCGTCATCCAGGTGTTCGAGGAAGAGAAACTGCTGGAGCGCAGCAAGGCCGTCGGCGAGCGCCTGACCGCTGGCCTGCGTGAAATCCAGCAGAAGCACCCGATCATCGGCGACGTCCGTGGTCTGGGCTCGATGATCGCCGTGGAAGTGTTCGAGAAGGGCACCCACACGCCGAACGCGGCGGCCGTGGCACAAGTCGTGGCCAAGGCGCGCGACAAAGGCCTGATCCTGCTGTCCTGTGGCACCTACGGCAACGTCCTGCGCATCCTGGTGCCGCTGACCGCCGAAGACGCGCTGCTGGACAAAGGCCTGGCCATCATCGAAGCGTGCTTCGCCGAACTGGCGTAA
- a CDS encoding LysE family transporter has product MSMETWLAFFAACWVISLSPGAGAIASMSSGLQYGFWRGYWNALGLQLGLIVQIAIIAAGVGAILAASATAFQVIKWFGVAYLVYLAYRQWRALPMDLTDPSTVRPIGKPLSLVFRGFLVNVSNPKALVFMLAVLPQFIDPHAPLLPQYLTITVTMISVDLLVMAGYTGLASRVLRLMRTPRQQKRLNRTFAGLFIGAATFLATLRRAPL; this is encoded by the coding sequence ATGTCGATGGAGACCTGGTTGGCGTTCTTCGCTGCGTGCTGGGTGATCAGCCTGTCGCCGGGCGCCGGGGCGATCGCCTCGATGTCCAGTGGGCTGCAATACGGTTTCTGGCGCGGCTACTGGAACGCGCTGGGCCTGCAACTGGGCTTGATCGTGCAGATCGCCATCATCGCCGCCGGGGTGGGCGCCATCCTCGCCGCCTCGGCCACCGCGTTCCAGGTGATCAAATGGTTCGGCGTCGCCTACCTGGTGTATCTGGCTTATCGCCAGTGGCGGGCCTTGCCGATGGACCTCACCGACCCCTCGACCGTGCGCCCCATCGGCAAGCCGCTGAGCCTGGTGTTCCGGGGCTTCCTGGTCAACGTCAGCAACCCCAAGGCGCTGGTGTTCATGCTGGCGGTCCTGCCGCAGTTCATCGACCCGCACGCACCGTTGTTGCCCCAGTACCTGACCATCACTGTCACCATGATCAGCGTCGATTTGCTGGTAATGGCCGGTTATACCGGCCTGGCCTCGCGGGTGCTGCGCCTGATGCGCACGCCCCGGCAGCAGAAGCGTCTGAACCGCACCTTCGCCGGGCTGTTCATCGGTGCAGCGACCTTCCTCGCCACGCTGCGCCGCGCGCCCCTGTAG
- a CDS encoding CBS domain-containing protein, with translation MKNVEHILKSKSQHQTVYTIGPDDSVLDALKLLAEVNIGALPVVEGDQVVGIVSERDYARKLVLKGRSSAVTPVREIMSAPVVTVEPKHNLEYCMNLMTNRHLRHLPVVDNGKLLGLLSIGDLVKETIAEQANLILQLEQYIRGE, from the coding sequence ATGAAGAACGTCGAACACATCCTCAAGAGCAAATCCCAGCATCAGACCGTCTACACCATCGGCCCTGACGATTCGGTGCTCGACGCACTCAAGCTCCTGGCGGAAGTGAATATCGGGGCGCTGCCGGTGGTGGAAGGCGATCAGGTGGTGGGCATCGTCAGCGAGCGCGATTATGCGCGCAAGCTGGTGCTCAAAGGCCGCTCGTCGGCGGTCACCCCCGTGCGCGAGATCATGAGCGCGCCGGTGGTCACCGTGGAGCCCAAGCACAACCTGGAATACTGCATGAACCTGATGACCAACCGGCATCTGCGCCACTTGCCGGTGGTGGACAACGGCAAGTTGCTGGGCCTGCTGTCGATCGGTGACCTGGTCAAGGAAACCATCGCCGAGCAGGCCAACCTGATCCTGCAACTGGAGCAGTACATCCGCGGCGAGTGA
- a CDS encoding dipeptidase, whose amino-acid sequence MPLPKFSAASLLLASLALLSVPAHANLSPQQSAAILKAYDGSEPADFKQFIGQLATHELAKTDGLEQTLQAYQAGTSLNAEQQNEINRLLGLYTRIKYGKAATETLRELVEIPTFQVEGVAQHDNPQFHKIAAKIQALAEGFGLAFRNVDNRVYEITLGEGKEMVGLHAHADVVPVNPDNWKLENGTRLDPFKVTLVGDRMYGRGTEDDKNGIVVALYALKVAKDEQLPLARQFKLLIDTTEETSGDAIPYYFAHNATPDYNLALDGGYPVVIAEKGYGTVMASFAKRAAEGKGAEVINLTGGLATNQIPTTSVATLLGDHPVDLARRLKKAGTDYRKAHGKDFRIDSVVSGKHVILTVTGVSAHSSSPQSGVNPVARMLDFLNGLGERVPLKRNHFTDAARYAADNWGLDYLGSKLGIGFKDDFMGPLTASPTFVGVDDKGLKLAVNLRIPKGKSIQTLKDELGSKLGAWSNDTHTAVAFDYSLDEPMYRNPEGAWVKALLDVASQNLGLPHEFGTSAGATSVHDLPNGVQFGLAMPGVKYTGHNDNEFKTVEQFMLDLQVVSEMVARIGQMPTL is encoded by the coding sequence ATGCCCTTGCCCAAGTTTTCTGCCGCCTCCCTGCTGCTGGCCAGCCTCGCCCTGCTCAGCGTGCCGGCCCACGCCAATCTCAGCCCGCAACAATCCGCCGCCATCCTCAAAGCCTACGACGGCAGCGAGCCGGCCGACTTCAAGCAGTTCATCGGCCAGTTGGCCACGCATGAGCTGGCCAAGACCGATGGGCTCGAACAGACCCTCCAGGCCTATCAGGCCGGCACGTCACTGAATGCCGAGCAGCAAAACGAGATCAACCGTCTGCTGGGCCTCTATACCCGCATCAAGTACGGCAAGGCGGCCACCGAGACGCTGCGCGAACTGGTCGAGATTCCGACCTTCCAGGTCGAGGGCGTGGCGCAGCACGACAACCCGCAGTTCCACAAGATCGCCGCGAAGATCCAGGCGCTGGCCGAAGGCTTTGGCCTGGCCTTCCGCAACGTCGACAACCGCGTCTACGAAATCACCCTCGGCGAAGGCAAGGAAATGGTCGGCCTGCACGCCCACGCCGACGTGGTGCCAGTGAACCCGGACAACTGGAAGCTGGAAAACGGTACTCGCCTGGACCCGTTCAAGGTCACCCTGGTGGGCGATCGCATGTACGGGCGCGGCACCGAGGACGACAAGAACGGCATCGTCGTCGCGCTCTATGCGTTGAAAGTGGCCAAGGACGAGCAGCTGCCGCTGGCGCGCCAGTTCAAGCTGCTGATCGACACCACCGAAGAAACTTCCGGCGACGCGATTCCTTATTACTTCGCCCACAACGCCACGCCGGACTACAACCTGGCCTTGGACGGCGGCTATCCGGTGGTCATCGCCGAGAAAGGCTACGGCACGGTGATGGCCAGCTTCGCCAAGCGCGCGGCCGAAGGCAAAGGCGCGGAAGTGATCAACCTCACCGGCGGCCTGGCCACCAACCAGATTCCTACCACCTCGGTGGCGACCTTGCTCGGCGACCACCCGGTGGACCTGGCCCGACGCCTGAAAAAGGCCGGCACCGATTATCGCAAGGCCCACGGCAAGGACTTCCGCATCGACAGCGTGGTGTCCGGCAAGCACGTGATCCTGACCGTGACCGGCGTGTCTGCGCACTCCTCCTCGCCGCAGTCGGGGGTCAACCCGGTGGCGCGCATGCTCGACTTCCTCAACGGCCTGGGCGAACGCGTGCCGCTCAAGCGCAACCACTTCACCGACGCTGCGCGCTACGCCGCCGACAACTGGGGCCTGGACTACCTGGGCAGCAAGCTGGGCATCGGCTTCAAGGACGACTTCATGGGGCCGCTGACCGCCTCACCGACGTTCGTTGGCGTGGACGACAAGGGCCTGAAGCTGGCGGTGAACCTGCGCATTCCCAAGGGCAAGTCGATCCAGACCCTCAAGGACGAGCTGGGCAGCAAGCTCGGTGCCTGGTCGAACGACACCCACACCGCCGTGGCCTTCGACTACAGCCTCGACGAGCCGATGTACCGCAACCCCGAAGGCGCGTGGGTGAAGGCGCTGCTCGACGTTGCCAGCCAGAACCTCGGTCTGCCCCATGAGTTCGGCACCTCCGCCGGTGCCACCTCGGTGCATGACCTACCCAACGGTGTGCAGTTCGGTCTGGCCATGCCCGGCGTGAAGTACACCGGTCACAACGACAACGAGTTCAAGACCGTAGAGCAGTTCATGCTCGACCTGCAGGTGGTCAGTGAAATGGTCGCGCGCATCGGGCAGATGCCCACGCTCTAG